In a genomic window of Pseudoxanthomonas indica:
- a CDS encoding CTP synthase, whose product MTPLIFVTGGVVSSLGKGIAAASLASILEARGLKVTMMKLDPYINVDPGTMSPFQHGEVYVTDDGAETDLDLGHYERFVRTRLSRKNSITTGRIYENVIRKERRGDYLGATVQVIPHITDEIRRCIDEATEGFDVALVEIGGTVGDIESLPFLEAIRQIRTERGPEQALFMHLTLVPYVAAAGELKTKPTQHSVKELRSIGIQPDVLLCRSEQVIPDSERRKISLFTNVPERAVISVPDVDVLYKIPSSLHEQGLDNIVIRQLRLDTARDADLSEWEAAVDATLNPLDEVTIAVVGKYVDHQDAYKSVGEALKHGGLRQRTRVRLKWIEAQELEGSDMSLLDGVDGILVPGGFGDRGFEGKVLTSHFARQTGIPYFGICYGMQAAVVDYARHVAGMDGANSTENDKQSAHPVIALITEWRTGAGDVERRDERSDLGGTMRLGLQEARLKPGTLARELYGKDVVAERHRHRYEFNNRYRTQLEDAGLVVSAKSMDDLLVEMVELPRSVHPWFLACQAHPEFLSTPRDGHPLFVGFIRAAREKKAGGKLLKEARA is encoded by the coding sequence ATGACTCCCCTTATTTTTGTTACCGGCGGCGTCGTGTCCTCGCTTGGCAAGGGCATCGCCGCCGCTTCGCTTGCGTCCATTCTTGAAGCACGTGGCCTCAAGGTCACGATGATGAAGCTGGACCCCTACATCAACGTCGATCCGGGCACCATGAGCCCGTTCCAGCACGGTGAGGTGTACGTCACCGACGACGGCGCCGAAACCGACCTGGACCTGGGCCACTACGAGCGCTTCGTGCGCACGCGCCTGAGCCGCAAGAATTCGATCACCACCGGCCGCATCTACGAGAACGTCATCCGCAAGGAACGCCGCGGCGACTATCTCGGCGCGACCGTGCAGGTCATCCCGCACATCACCGACGAAATCCGCCGCTGTATCGACGAGGCCACCGAAGGTTTCGACGTGGCGCTGGTGGAGATTGGCGGCACCGTGGGCGATATCGAGTCGCTGCCATTCCTGGAAGCCATCCGCCAGATCCGCACCGAACGTGGTCCGGAGCAGGCCTTGTTCATGCATTTGACCCTGGTGCCGTACGTGGCCGCCGCCGGTGAGCTGAAGACCAAGCCGACCCAGCATTCGGTCAAGGAACTGCGCTCGATCGGTATCCAGCCGGACGTGTTGCTGTGCCGCTCGGAGCAGGTGATTCCGGATTCGGAGCGGCGCAAGATTTCGCTGTTCACCAACGTCCCCGAGCGCGCCGTCATCAGCGTGCCGGATGTGGACGTGCTGTACAAGATTCCCAGCAGCCTGCACGAGCAGGGCCTGGACAACATCGTCATCCGCCAGTTGCGACTGGACACGGCCAGGGACGCGGATCTGTCGGAATGGGAAGCGGCGGTGGACGCCACCCTCAATCCGCTCGACGAGGTCACCATTGCGGTGGTCGGCAAGTACGTCGACCACCAGGACGCCTACAAGTCGGTTGGTGAAGCCCTCAAGCACGGCGGCCTGCGCCAGCGCACGCGCGTGCGGCTGAAGTGGATTGAAGCGCAGGAACTGGAAGGCAGCGACATGTCGTTGCTCGACGGCGTGGACGGCATTCTGGTGCCGGGCGGTTTCGGTGATCGCGGCTTCGAGGGCAAGGTGCTCACCTCGCACTTCGCGCGCCAGACCGGCATCCCGTATTTCGGCATCTGCTACGGCATGCAGGCCGCGGTAGTCGACTACGCCCGCCATGTGGCCGGCATGGACGGCGCCAACAGCACCGAAAACGACAAGCAGTCGGCGCATCCGGTAATTGCCTTGATTACCGAGTGGCGCACTGGCGCCGGTGATGTGGAACGCCGCGACGAACGTTCGGATCTGGGCGGCACCATGCGCCTGGGCCTGCAGGAAGCCCGCCTGAAGCCGGGTACCCTGGCACGCGAACTGTATGGCAAGGACGTGGTGGCGGAGCGCCATCGCCATCGCTACGAGTTCAACAACCGCTACCGCACCCAGCTGGAAGACGCCGGCCTGGTGGTGTCCGCCAAGTCGATGGACGATCTGCTGGTGGAAATGGTGGAGCTGCCGCGCAGCGTGCATCCCTGGTTCCTGGCCTGCCAGGCGCACCCGGAATTCCTGTCCACGCCGCGCGATGGCCATCCGCTGTTCGTCGGCTTCATCCGCGCAGCGCGCGAGAAGAAGGCCGGCGGCAAGTTGTTGAAAGAAGCACGCGCATAA
- the kdsA gene encoding 3-deoxy-8-phosphooctulonate synthase, with product MKLCGFDVGLDKPLFLIAGPCVIESMQLQLDVAGQLKEITGKLGMNFIFKSSFDKANRTSGTSFRGPGMEEGLKVLAEVKKQIGVPVLTDVHEYTPMDEVASVVDVLQTPAFLVRQTDFIKKVCAAGKPVNIKKGQFLSPWDMKPVVEKAKSTGNQDIMVCERGASFGYNNLVSDMRSLSVMRDTGCPVVFDATHSVQLPGGQGTSSGGQREFVPVLARAAVAVGVSGLFAETHPDPSKALSDGPNAWPLAKMEALLETLLALDSITKKNGFLESQV from the coding sequence ATGAAGCTCTGTGGATTTGATGTTGGCCTGGATAAACCGCTGTTCCTGATCGCCGGCCCCTGCGTGATCGAGTCGATGCAACTGCAGCTCGATGTGGCCGGGCAGCTGAAAGAGATCACCGGCAAGCTGGGGATGAACTTCATCTTCAAATCCAGCTTCGACAAGGCCAATCGCACCTCCGGCACCAGCTTCCGCGGCCCCGGCATGGAAGAAGGCCTGAAGGTGCTGGCCGAAGTGAAGAAGCAGATTGGCGTGCCGGTGCTGACCGACGTGCACGAGTACACGCCGATGGACGAAGTGGCCTCGGTGGTCGATGTGCTGCAGACGCCGGCGTTCCTGGTCCGCCAGACCGACTTCATCAAGAAGGTCTGCGCCGCCGGCAAGCCGGTCAACATCAAGAAGGGTCAGTTCCTCTCGCCGTGGGACATGAAGCCGGTGGTGGAGAAGGCCAAGTCGACCGGCAACCAGGACATCATGGTCTGCGAGCGCGGCGCCAGCTTTGGCTACAACAACCTGGTCAGCGACATGCGCAGCCTGAGCGTGATGCGCGACACCGGTTGCCCGGTGGTCTTCGACGCCACCCATTCGGTGCAGTTGCCGGGCGGGCAGGGCACCAGTTCCGGTGGCCAGCGCGAATTTGTTCCCGTGCTGGCGCGTGCGGCGGTGGCGGTGGGTGTTTCGGGCTTGTTTGCCGAGACCCATCCGGATCCGTCCAAGGCCCTGTCCGACGGCCCCAATGCCTGGCCGCTGGCAAAGATGGAAGCGCTGCTGGAAACCCTGCTGGCGCTGGATTCCATCACCAAGAAGAACGGCTTTCTGGAATCCCAGGTCTGA